TTTTAAATTATAAAAATGATGGTTAAAAAGAGATATTAGATAATGGGAAAAGGTAAAAATTACCATTATTCTATAATTTTATGGTATCCGCACCCTTTAGGGTGTGCAAAAATTCACTTTAAGATTAAAATATGAGAACGAGAAAAAGTACGTTAAAAACTAGTCTATCCGCAATTTTCTATGATTTCGGACAAGGGTAGCCGCACCCTTTAGTGTGCGTTAAAAACCCTTTAGGGTGTGCAAAAATTCACTTTTTATCCTGAAATAGTTGAATTTATAAAAAGGAAAAGGTGGAAAGTGTCCCAGAATGGGGCAGGATACTTTGAAAGTGCTTCTTGATGAATTTTGTGAGGAAAGAAAGATAAAATCTTTTTTGCATCAACTATTAAAATACCAAATCTAAAAGCAATGCAAAAACGGGTAAAGTAAAGGTATATTTTCTGTGCAGTTTTTTTAAAGACGAAGTTTGGTTTTGCTTATGCTTACAAATCTTTGAGAGGTGAAATGCAAAAGATTTTATGAGAAAATGCCTATGTTGAAAGATTTAAATAGGATTATACAAAAAACATTTTGTAGGAGGCACTTCTTTTAATCTTATTGAGCCAAAAAATTCAATATATTTATATATCAATAATTCTTATCACTTTAAATTTTTGGTATTCTACATTTAATTGATGAAATTTTTAAAAAATCTTTATAATCAATTATAAATAAAACCCCATATTTTTTAAAAATATGAGAATAGAAAAATATGATTTTGGTGAAATTGTTATAAATGGTGAGAAATATAGAAGGGATTTAATAATTTTTCCTGATAAAATAAAAGAGAACTGGTGGAGAAAGGAAGGACATTCTTTATGTATTGAAGATTTAAAAGAAGTGATTGAATACAAGCCTGAAATTCTTATAATAGGGACAGGATATTCAGGGGTTATGGAAGTAAAAGAAGAGGTTATAAAAGAACTTGAAAGAAATAATATAAAAGTTATAATTAAAAAAACAAAAGAGGCAGTGAATATTTTCAATGAATATACTCTAAAAAATAAAAAAGTTGTCTGTGCCCTTCATTTAACTTGTTAATTAACAAGGAGGCAAAAATGGAAGAATTAAAAAGAAAAATAAAAGAACTGGCTGAAAAAGTTTATAAAGAACTTGGTCCATTTGGATTTATTGAAGAAACAAAATATGAGGTTGCGCTTGCCTATGAATTT
The window above is part of the candidate division WOR-3 bacterium genome. Proteins encoded here:
- a CDS encoding MTH938/NDUFAF3 family protein, producing MRIEKYDFGEIVINGEKYRRDLIIFPDKIKENWWRKEGHSLCIEDLKEVIEYKPEILIIGTGYSGVMEVKEEVIKELERNNIKVIIKKTKEAVNIFNEYTLKNKKVVCALHLTC